The segment GCGCACAtagtaatatagtttttatgtttgataaaataaaggctatatttcttttatagatAATAGCATTGGTTACCATATTAATGTTTCACCCCAATATCTGGAGGCGAGAGCGGTCCGCAAGCGATGCGCGTCCGACCGTGTCGACTGATGCTACGTTAAGATTAGAAGATATATCTGTTTCTGCATACTGCAATTattgtacattaattaattattactatattttttcttagcGGCATACAATTAACGTTTAACGGATTAATATAAGAACCTTTATGTTGGGATAGAGGTCTTATTAATCGTAAGAAGTACTACCAATTAAAAGCAAATTACTTTAAACctgaaataataatcttcataaaaagctaataatctgaaataaaataaaaaactaaaaaatgacAAATCGGGTGGTACCCTCGGTCGCACGACTGACCACCGCGGACGCGGACACGCGTCCGATAAACCCCCCCGACACGATTACAACGCGGGGATtaacttgtttaatttattctccCTTCATTAAAACGGTTCCGACTGTTATTaacgttaaaaatttcatttgtatCAGACGAAGCTCggttatcaattaaatttacaaattaaaacgaGGAgaggaaacaaaatatatgtataattcgGAATCACTCATGTAAGATAATCGTGAGCTGAATCGATTAAGTAAAGCTACGCTCAACATAGGCACTGCAAACATTCAGTAGACGCCGCAGACGAGCCAAAACAAGGAATTCAATTGAACGCCCAATAATGTTTCCACTGAATTGTTCCACATGTGTGTATTTTTGTTAGATTACCGCCTCTATGTTTAATGCGATAAGTACTAGATCTGTTTACACAAGTCACAGACGATGCACCCAGTCACAGACGTTATATCCGAAAGGAATATTTAAGTCAAAgggaaggaaaatattttcaaacgtGTCTTcaaatagattaatataagattttttatcaaGTAAATCTAGTAAGACATGAAGAGCACAAGTACAATTCATACGTAGCATCGCCtgtacgaaatatatatacttttttggtACCAAAAATCATactaagaaacaaaaattaataacaatccTTATTAAAGTTTCGAATTACAATGTGACATGCTTCTATTTTTATACGTTGGTTTTATTCTgtaacttaacaaaataagtaCCTACCTACAATCTACATGATCACATTAAATTGTCATGCCTATTATTGTTCAATCCAATTCACATTGTTTATtgcattttcatttacatagtCCCATTTTTGTACCATTtcctattgaaaaatataatagggTTCTTTAAACACTCACAAATAATATCTGAGATTATATTTAGCGGTGCAATTGACATCGATCTTTATATTCACAGCCGCGTTATTCggattacttaatttttttttaaataatcaaggaataataaaataagtgacaACGAAAACCAGCTCTGGAATGGCTTACCAGAATTCGTCGGGCGATCTCTCATCAGAGAGACCTTCAAGAGATCTTTAAGAGagtatttatttgaacaacGCCAAAACTTCTTAAGGATGCTTGTTATCTTATTTACtttcactttttatttatgtatttatatttagattagtTATTACGTATATTTAGACATATATATGGTGAAAAGATTTGgattaatcatttaatttagtaaagTTATCTTGTAAGTAATGTCTTTCTTTTACACTGccttattgttttgtaaaattgtCCTTTAAGATTGACTGatagataatgtttttatcataaaatccGCCGTTTGTTCATCTTttggatattaataaataaataaaataatcaattaattgattaattaatacttaaataaatatggtaattttgtataatgaataattacgtatcatatatgataattttgttctttcaGTAACGACCCCCCAGTATGGAGTCATACTAAACGGGAAGCGCTGCTAATGTCCAATGGTCCATGTAATGTAATTGCGATCTAGAATCGAATCGACTCGATATTGCTTATTGCTTGCACCTCCTGCTTCCTGAAACTGCTCTTGTACATTATACTCCAGATATTACGCCAGTAGTACAgctataaatgtaaaaagatATGCCTAATTTGCGTTCGTACGTAATACGTTGTTAGATATCCAAATAGTCGTGTATTTGTGAAGTAAACAAACCAGCGGCGTTTCTTATCAACAACGTTTGCGAAGGCCTAATTAAGAGACTCCAGTAACACCAGGCGGATGCTTAGTAACACTTGGACCGATGTTCATCAGACGTGATAAGCAATATGCCTTATGCAAGCATCAGCCAATTAACGGCATCTAGATTCGAGAAATCAGCATCTTCTTATATAGACCCTAAGAATCTGCTGGGAAATGAAGAACCTTTAATGTACTTATTGaagattttaaacatttttagccGACAACTAAATAAGGTATAAAATACTACAAAtagatatgaatgaaaaactatgaaaatttGTCTTATATTTCAGTACTAACCTCCTATAGAGATGAATATTAATCAGCCAGTAAAAAATACCTCAAATTATTGATTGGTTTATGACATTCTGTGTACTAGTGGAAAACattgttcttataaaaatattaactagaAAACATAAATCATAGAAGTGGtttcttttcaattatttacttttcatatCGTATACATGTACCAGCAGAATAAGAGAATCTTTCAGGCAGTAGAAAATGTAGTGCCCGCATAAAAAGCTATCCGTCATGTTTATTGCCGACCAAATGCGACGTAGAAAAAGAAAACTGAACAGGCACACTCGTATACTTTTATGCGTTTAGAGAGACACTTGAGGCGTCGATATTTAAACCTACTTGGAAAAGAGGGTAGGCTCATAACTAGATTTAtgtctgtatattttatatttatatttatttttggtcACTAATAGATTCTGatcattacttttttattctagAAAATTCATCTTCGTGTTAAATGTAAAGTCACTTTATGTTTTTCCATAGAttcgcaattttttttttatttctttcatgtgttttattgatattatatatttctttgtaaaacctttcaaatacattttttttaactgtagaCTAAAGTGACGTAttgtaaaattcatttaatatattatttgcaaataaacgtgataatacttttatatagcCGTAAgggaaacttttaaaatatgaattatataaataaataaataatgaagaaCGTGGTGACGGTGTAGTTTAAAACCCacttatgaattaattatttttgagaaCATCAAGCCTAGTTCATAGTGAACCCCGAAAATGCCATTAAGTCGACACCCTGTCAAAGGGAAGGCAAGACTAAGAGATGGTAACGAGCAAACTTTTTAACTCAAaacttatgaataaattacatCAGTCGTTCCAACTCGAGTGTCACTTAATGAAGCGACGTTTACATTCCACAGTAAACTAATCTCGTGTATGACTACCTATAACACAATAAAACTCTACACTCTATATATAAACGGTTTATTAAATGTAGGTGTTGAATTGCATTCGAATTTCGTGGGATGTTAAGTGCCTAACTATTAATTCTAATCAGTGCtatttatgaatatgaaataatattaaaatatttatatatttgactttACCTTTAACGTATAATTTGATgagtcaataattttatttaatatatataggtcAACGTCACTTATATGTGACACAATATGTAAAACAaaggaaaacattttattaaaaatccacTTACAAACAATTCAATTTCTAAATGAATCTTTCTGTACAGCTAGGCTTATCGCTTTAAGTTTATCCAGCAACGGTGGAACTTTAGCACCTTACTTTAGCACCAATTTATCAACCGAAGCACCTGCAATGGACTTCCGAAACTTTCCGATCGCAAGCGGCAATCggttaaaactttattaggagtttataacatattttatgcaaCTAATTTAAATCCGTTTTCAGCTGAATTCTCGCTGTTTTCATATTACGGAATCAGTTTGTGTAGTGGCCTAGCTACGGccaaaatttaaacaacactAAACTAAACAAACGAAACAAGAAAATGCAGAggtgtatgtttatatattactattctTTGTTCCTTCACAATACCTCATCCCTCAAGTTACCATAGCCGCAAGTGTATTTGAAACAAAGCAATATTTTCCTATGATAATGTTAGCTCCAGAATATAATACAACCTATAAACCCACTTCAGACATTCCCAGGGCACTTCATATGCGAAATATGTCCACAATTCCATATATTGCTAACGAGATCGCCACTTTACTCGGAACTCTGTTCCTTTAACAACGTGCGACTGTGTGTCAAAGATTAAGGGCTCACCATAAATGGTTAAGGTGTGTATgatacaataacaatatatcaaAAGGACAGCTGCCGAAAGTGAGAAATGGTTTGCCATCACTTTGTGTTCCACAAGGAGTTCTGGGGtagagattatattttatataatattagaaatatgtatgtatgaatttACATGGACAAGGTGAGATTACTTCATGCTCTGCTGTTTATACAAGTAAACCTTAGCTTAGCTTACTTCGGAGCCGACGTTTTGGCAACTCAGCCAAAAGTACCTTAATTATGTctgctaataaaatattagccggtaatattataaaattatatgatgtatattaaatcattcacaaataatactatcataaaattaatactttcgCATAATGTCAGCTGTTTAAACTTATGTTGCCGATATTGTAAGctctaaatcttatttataactattgcgTATCGTAAAGAGTAACAAAGTCTATACAGTGCTATATTTTCCttgcatttatatttcactAAACTTAGCTACAAAGTATACACATAAAGCGACTCCTATCGCCGCGTCCTGTTGTTCAAACTGCGATAAATCATAAACACGCTAAGCAAAATCTCCAGCCACGTTGGGACATTTTTCATCTATTATCACCGAgctaagttgataaaatgggAATATCCCGGATAGTGTTTCGGAGGACAGTGAATATGGATTAAGGAAGTAATTTTAAAGGATTGGAAGATGTTGCAAAAAGTGTTCAGCTAGTtagtttattactttaaacaaaagtaaaatgtTGTGTTTTGCTTTTTACCACCGACCCTCTGACTGATATATAATTCTACATTAGTTTGTTTCAATTCGTTAGCTTTACGTATTCTCCTTTTTATGGATTGGCagctatgaaattttaattttcaaattattcttttataactgctcatgaaattaaattaattttaaacatcactCACCTTGTTTAACGATCAGTGTGTAACATCTTAATGAGCTCACATAGGTAACcatcgtttaaaaatataacctcaTTATTTTCTGTGCCGCATTgagagattatttttattgaaaattcattTATGAGTTCTCTGACATGCAAATAGAGGGACTGTGTAATTAATAGATATGCTATAAGCAAATGACTACCTTTACTTTAATTGTATTGGTTACTAGCCTAATAATGCTGTCTTTCTGCACCAATGCATTCTAGATTTGAATCTTATCAGTTCTTATTAggaactaaatattattttattttttaccatgGCATATTTACACATAAATCTTGCACGCAAGTACCAGTTAGCTTtagacaaaattaatatatctcgTAAACAAGTACTAAATGCACTATTACTATTGtagtaaattattgttttatcatgtaccaataattttgttaaaaaagaaattgtagaatgatttattcaataaaaaagttttatataatttttagcgTGTTGCTGTTGTATTTGCACCCCCACCCGTACTGTTCCCACCAGCTGGTTCAGTGGCCGTAACATTTGGTCCAGATGTGCTTCCTGTACCTTCAGTATCTGTCGTGATTTCAGTATTCAATTCCGTTGTTGTCTCGAACTCGGTCGTTGCTTCAGTGGTTTCGTCAACGATCACGTGATAATCCGGAGCCAAGGCTCTCGAACCGAAGATGCAGGTCGAGACGCACTCGTACTCATCTTTGAACATGTTCAAGTTCGGGAGACATCCTTGCCAGATCCCGACCTCACATCTTGATCCTGGTTTCCAATAGTAGAAAACACGCTCTGGAACACCTCCGCAGTTCTCCCATCTAAACTTTGCGAAACATGCTTCTGGTGGAACTAAAACATCCGAGAATTTTcacgatataatataaatatggtttTTGTTTGCGAGATGGGATgaaggttttaaaaaattgtgtgtCCTATAAACTAAAAGGTTGAAATATGGTAACAACGACGTCATAAACCGTTTTATAGTTCGCCAGCAAATGAACTTGTccataaacttattaaaatataataatataatcctgAATAATTACGCGATTAAAGTGAAGAATGCTTACTGAGAGCTATTAACCGAAGCCGGCTAACATTTATGATTTACTTTTGAaggaaaattttgttattacattaaaaaaaaaacaagaaaataaagttaaaaagaaaacactataatttgtttttaaaaaaagggttcgaattacaaaaaaaaatctgctagttatattttataataaattaatttcgttatgACATTTGATGTTAAAACTCAAATCAAGACTTGTCAATACATCACACATATATTTGCgatatacaaaaattcaaagaccatgtttatatattataccttCTATTGAACCTCAAATCTTCAAAGaaactattttcattaaaagaaattcagTTATTACTTTTACCAAACATAttcttatgtaaaaattaGTAAATCTGTTCATGAACATTTTATCCTCACAAATATTATGCATGGTCATACTACCATCAGTTATTATTATAGCATTAAAAGCGCGCTCAAGACATGCATGGGccgtgaaatttattttccttttacgGTCTCAACAATGTCGCTTTGTGGACTCTCGTTAAAAGCCGGTAAAGAGCATAAGCTACAATTTGTTCCTAAGAACACGTCGTTATGAAGATTGTTAGAATGCACGTTCAATTTAAGTGACACATTACGATTACGGAAAATAATCTTCACTAAATGATATTCGCTGATGATTTTAACTAGACATGTATTAAGgaattatcttttttaaaataattaatacattatccATGAGCTTGGGGTTGTGCTTGCTTAAAACTACGATACTATATAGAAAAACATACCCGCAtcaagttttatataacaagaaaaaacCGCTACAACCAAAGCGTGGATGTTCATCATCgtccaaataatatttgttaatttcgtGTTATCGTTATgagtttaatatgaaatattaattacacggAATACAGTTTCGTtaacgaataatatttttttttatttccatattgATTAATAGCTCCTGATTAATTTGCTATTTGTCGTAATATTTCTCTTCTAATGGAAACTTGTTTAGTTTGGGAGGTTGGtttatttctatacatttGTTCAGGCAGGTCTGTCAGTTCATTAACTTAATAGTACATTTCGAATACGCAAAGCTGTACATAGACTGTGCTCAGACTCTTAACTTCTCCCGTACTCAACTATAAGATCCCGTTGACTTTATGATGTAacgtattgaaaaaataaaactcaagaAGGTagttcttttgtttttaagcaTAGATTTTATTTCCTCACTTATAAAAGCATCCTTGTGTCGTCTTCGGTTATGTTATTTCCAATCTGCTACTGACTCACTTGAAGTGTTATACCTTCGGGATGACTCCTctgtttattttctgttttagtTGCATTGTTTTGTTTGCAATATGTTGTTGCAATTAGATATTTAATGAAGGAAAAGTTAAAACGAAACCAATCGACGTCActcaatatcaataaaaatagtttcattataatcttcgtcaagtctaataacaaacattattaaaacaagtgattctcattattaaatttttttatattttttaagttttaattttgctaCTGGTTCTAATGCGATTTTACACTATTTCTATTTCCCTCAATAAATTTAGAACCATGAGTTGAAAGTCAAAAGTCAGTTTATATGACgtaaagaacattttaaatgaactcGCCGGGTTGGTATacctattaattaatataatcggATCATTATTTCGGTgggattaatataatttaaaatagcaaaataaatccaataataataatgttttaattcaatattgaaatatatagttaattcTCTGATAACGAATAGAAAGAGTCCGTGTCTACGTACTTACTTGCGACGAAAGATTTTCGCGTGaggttatcaaaaataatgttagagATGAATTGCAAAAAAAGCCTTaagtattgaataaatttatttcatgtttattaaaatcctacataaataaatgtatcctCAAATATGCTTCCAACCAATATCTTTGGAAATAGTTATAATTGACTTTATGATTTGACTCTCAATATAAGATTCCAATATAAAGCGTTCTGTGACTCGTGATTTCATAGTTATTTAGTCACAAAACAGGTATCTTAGCTTCGCTCGAATTCCACGAAGCTAACGAGATTACTCCAAGTTTGTTGAATGGTAACGAGCGGAAATTATTTTCCGATTGGTTTTGCAAACGTTTACACATCGATTAATTCGCAAAAGGGAATGCTGATTCTCggttaagatattaatttgcTATTCTATTATATCTCATCgaattatttctttcaatatcCTTTTGCATCTgaaaacgatttaaatttttctgttatggaaactttataacttttactCGGATAATTAAAGAGTTTTAAGCGGACGTCACACTTTAGTCCTAACAATATGTAAATCCTAAAATGGTATTCAAAATGTCAAAACCACTTCAAACTTTTCATAGAAAAGTTTAAcgtattttagaaatttaatagcaTACGAGGGTCTGACTGAAGTTATGATTCTCGCGTCCTAACTCCCCTCACTAGCTAAATGAACGTGATCACGCTACCAGACGTGGTTTTCAGTTACGAGACGGCTTAGTTTTAGAAATCTAATGTAGTATTAtccctttaaatatatacgatGTAACGTGAAAAGACGTGGTTTGTGTGACCGCGTTATGCCACGCGTGACGGTGCGCGGACCTACTCGTTATGAAATTTCGCATGGCCGCCATAAAAGTATTATACCGCCTCTACACATGGACGCTTATAATATTGCACGTGCCTGCCTCACtggaatacattttatatgatttttttggtACGAAACGAgtaatatgcatatatttgAATAGTAACTATAAAAATCACAATAGGCGTCCACACGTCCATTAGGTCTGTGGCTATAAATCTAACGATAATTTGATTCAACGTTATTTCGAccacaattatttaaaatatgacactTATGAGTTGATAGacttacataatatgttttttgataCGTGTAGAACGGGCGTAATGAGGCAATAAACTTTTCCTCCGGCGTGCATCAGTCAAGCCCATAAAACGTCTGCGGTTACCGCCTTGATCCTTCACATCTAACTAAATCATATAAACTCGaatgtttatacatttcttaCCATCTTTTAGAATAACTTTTTTACCGcacattatgtttatttagatTGAACATTTACTGAAATACTAAAGCTAGACAAAAGAATTACTACATACAGAAATCTCGATAGACAATTTTACGGAATTAAACCCACTGAGTCAAATTAATCCTTGATAGAGTTATTCGTAGggagtttaaaattttataatttattcattaattagtAATAACAACACTTGTAGTCATCCAGACGGTTGGTCAATGTGATTTCACTCGCCGCGGGGATCCCTCagataattgatttttaatctcCTGTCGATTAGAATATTGCGTTAGGTACGGCGCCGGATGAACGCGCCTTTCACTATTCCCGCATGGCTTCATACATTTAACACATCACAGTtcgattatttgtttttacactaagtttatttcatgatagtttggttgtttttttattatcattacttaACTacgattttgtttaatattgttttattattaatttaaaactgtctATGTACGTAACAGAATGTGTATTTTTAGTGCATTTTTAAGGTGAAAGAATACTAGCActcatttcatataataaaaatatcataacatatagtaataaaagcattaatatcaaattatataacaaacactCCACCATCAAAGTTCACAGAATTATATCGTTAAACAGTTAATTGTGATTTCCTCTTATTAGTTGATCGTCAAAGTTTCCATTGTTCCCTCCACAGTTAGGACGTCTATGGCCAAATTTCAGCACCTAGCcctgttataatttatgactCCGATATTGAGGTGAAAATTTAACTAGAGCTTTGATAACTGTGTCCC is part of the Danaus plexippus chromosome 2, MEX_DaPlex, whole genome shotgun sequence genome and harbors:
- the LOC116779713 gene encoding uncharacterized protein LOC116779713; the protein is MMNIHALVVAVFSCYIKLDAVPPEACFAKFRWENCGGVPERVFYYWKPGSRCEVGIWQGCLPNLNMFKDEYECVSTCIFGSRALAPDYHVIVDETTEATTEFETTTELNTEITTDTEGTGSTSGPNVTATEPAGGNSTGGGANTTATR